The Triticum aestivum cultivar Chinese Spring chromosome 5A, IWGSC CS RefSeq v2.1, whole genome shotgun sequence genomic sequence CCTGCACTGTAAGTCATCAGTTCAGATTTTTGCTAACCTTAATGCTGCCACATGTATTATCTGAAATCTAAAGGCATATTTCTGGTGTTCATAACCTGCAGGATGGTGGCTGTAAATGTCCAGTTGGGTTCAAAGGTGACGGTGTCCACAAATGTGAAGGTAAGAGTCAGTCCCCAAACTCCATTATGCTATCACAAGTGTTTGTTTGCCGTGCAGAATTAGTAGCTTTCGGTGCGCAAATATGAATATGAACCTATAGAAACAATTCTTTTGGACTAACCTGTAGGTTGTAGTTTTTAAAAAATAACAAAAATGTTTTGTGTTTGAGTGAAGAAATATGAATATCCACCTAGAATTCCATCACAATCCAAGCACACTGAACATTGTTGGTCATATTATTGGCACTCCTTAGTTGCTGTGCTGATGTGAAATATTTTGTGCTAGAtgttgatgagtgcaaggaaaggaCTGCATGCCAGTGCAAGGAATGCAAATGCAAGAACACTTGGGGAAGCTACGAGTGCGGGTGCGGTGGTGGCTTGCTGTACATGAAGGAGCATGATACGTGCATAAGTATGTGCATATCTCCTATAACAAGCTTACTATTGCCCCAGCAGTTGCGCCTATATACTTAAGCTAATTAAACCTGTGATATTTGGAGGCCATAAGATCCCCCAAAATGCAGGCTAGCTATAATAATCTATATGATGCTCGCTCATCTTATTTGTGTTTGTTTCTTCAATAGATTATCTATTAAAAGCTTACAAAGTCAACACATTTTATTCAGGCAAGGATGCAGGAGCACGGGTAGGCTGGAATTTCCTATGGTTTCTATTGTTTGGCCTAGCGGCAGTAGGAATCGCAGGATACGCGGTGTACAAGTACAGGATCCGGGTAAGATACTTGTACAGATTGACTGTTAGACATGGACAACTCTAGGCTGTCGTCTAAACCTTGTCTGTACTGCTTTTTTTTTCTACATATACAGAGCTACATGGATTCAGAGATCCGCGCTATCATGGCGCAGTACATGCCCCTGGACAACCAAGGAGAGATCCCCAACCATTCTCACCATATTGAGATGTGAAGAGCAGCAGCACAGTTGGTATGTTTCAGCTTATTGGAAGGATGATTAGAGGAAGAGAAGAACACTTGTCTTGCATATGTTGTGTGTAGCGTACTCGGTCAGACCATCCTGTAAATTCGTTGGTAGATCAAACTGGAAGAGAAACACTTTCCTTGTATGGTGTGATCAGctcttccttttctgttttttaatagGAGAAGAGATGCCAAACCATGTCATGTGTGCTTCTTTTAACTACTAGGTTCTCCTTTTTAACCCATGGTGATGATTATACTAAATTAGAGATTTGTTAAACTGGATGTAGATTAGTAGTAGTTCCAGCTGTCTTGCGTTGGTAAAAGAGGAGGAAGATAAGAGTACACGGTAGTAGCTTAACATCTCTCTAAAGGCTAAGTAGTAGTAGTATGATAATAATTGCATACCAGTACTTGAATTAGAAAGGGTGGCTGGATCATGTTAGGTTGTTGTAGAGGCCACGTCCGATTTTGATTGCAGGGAGTGGGACTCTCCAACAAATTTTGGAAAGGAATGGAATGACCTGCCTCTGTGCCCACTAACCCTGCACGCCTTCTACACCTTACCCTGTCCCCGCCTTATATACGAAAAAACAAAAAGACAATGGTGGATGCAGGAAGATGCTAGCAAGTACGGTTTAAGCTCCATCGCAAAATGCGTGTCTTAGATTTATCCAGATACAGAGGTTGTATCTTGTACACCTTACCTTGTCTCTGCAAAATGCTTGTCTTAGATTTAAACAGATGGGGTGTTGTATCTTCTAAACCTTACCCTGTCCTTGCATTGCCTTCTGTACGAAAAAACAAAAAGGCAATGGTCGATGTTGTATCTTCTACACCTTACCCTGTCCCTGCAAAATGCTTGTCTGTCCCTGCCTTCTATACGAAGAAACAAAAAGGCAATAGTAGATGCAGAAAGATGCTAGCAAGTAGGAGTATTACCCTCATCCCAAAAATCTTGTTttacatttgtctagatacagatataTCTAACACTGAAACATCTAGACAAATCTAACCTCTGTCTCAAATCACCTGTCTTAAGTTTGTTTAGATAaaagatgtatctaacactaaaacgtgtctgCATAAGTAGAAAAATCTAAAACAAATAATCAGAAACGGAGGGAGCACGTAGTAAAAGGAGAACCATTTGCGTGAACGATTGTTGACCACGAGATGCACCTAACCCCCTAAACCCTCCGCTGTTTGTTTGGACGCTTACTTCAGTGGTAGTTGTATCTCACAGTCTCAGTACAGCCACATGTCCACCCCTGCTATTCCCACCTACCCCTACTCCACCCCCATCGCACGGAAGCACGACGATAAAACGCCCACACTCTTCCATCTCTGCCATAACAAACGCAAAGCTGCTCCATCAACTtcctctttgtttctctttcatcTGTTGACCTCTGCAAGAAAACAAGTAAGCTTCTCCAGTTCTACTCTTATTAACTATCATGAGTGAAAAAGAAAATATATTCAGCTTTTGATCGAATTTCGCTTGAACTGCAGTGGGATCGGAGCAGGAGAAGAAGGCCGCCGCCACGGTGGAAGTGGAAGGCATCCCGTTCCCGCGGGAAATCGCCGGCGCCAAGGCGCTCTCGCTCGTCGGCCATGGCAAGCACCAGAATCCTGGACTGACGAAACCGATACGAAtgcatctttttttatttttgacgAAAGTAAGTTCTTCAACGTGCAGGCGTCACGGACATTGAGATCCACTTCCTTCAGATCAAGTTCAACGCCGTCGGGGTCTACCTCGACGTCGACGGCGCCATGGAGCATCTGCAGGGCTGGAAGGGGAAGAGCCAGCTGATGGAGGACGAGGCTTTCTTCGACGCCCTGGTCTCCGGTGAGACGATGGATGCATGACAATCGACCTCCGACAAGTGACGTTGGTCATATGTTTCTGACACGATGTTGCGCGTGCATGCAGCTCCGGTGGAGAAGGTGCTGAGGGTGGTGGTGATCAAGGAGATCAAGGGGTCGCAGTACGGCGTGCAGCTCGAGAGCTCCGTCAGGgaccgcctcgtggcggcggacaaatacgaggacgacgaggaggaggcgctcgaGAAGGTCTCCGACTTCTTCCAGTCCAAGTACTTCAGGCCCGGCTCCGTCGTCACCTTCCACTTCCCGGCCACGCCCACCGCCGCGCCAGAGATAACGTTCGTGACAGAAGGCAAGGAGGAGGCCAAGGTGGCGGTGGAGAACGCGGCCGTGGCGGAGATGATCCAGAGGTGGTACCTCGGCGGCGAGTCGGCGGTGTCGCAGACCACCGTCAGGAGCATCGCTGATAGTTTCGCGGCAATGCTCTCCTCACCATGATTCTTTTTTTTGAGGGCACCATGATTCTTTTTTTACAAGTGCTGCTTACCTGCTTTTGCAATAAATCGATAAGTCACGATGAAATATTTCAAAAAACACTTGCTGGCGAAGCCTTACCGGAACTTTGGCAAGTCGATCCAACGCTGTACATCCAACCATTTCTAATTTTTTCGATAAAGAGCACTTTATTATATAGAGTAAACGATTTAAGTATTACATCCGGTCTTTCATAACTAAGATACACACAAGTGAATGGTAAATTTAATCAGCACTCGCTTTCTCTAGGTGACGATCCATAAATAGAATtatatcatcagcatattgaaggATAGAAAGTCCACCATCGACAAGGTGATCAACTACCCCATCAATTTGACTATCAACGTTTGGATGCTCAATCATGACAAATAACATATCAACCATTATATTAAATAGCACGGGCAATAATGAGTCACCTTGTATCAATCCTTTCTTCGTTTCGAAGTAGCGGCCAATGACATCATTGACTTTAATGGCCACACTACCTCCTCAAACAAAGCTATGAATCAAAGTGCGCCACTCTGTAGAGAAGcctttcattctgagagtctgtTGAAGAAAATACCACTTGATTTTATCATAAGTTTTCTCAAAGTCAATTTTGAGGACTACCCCATTCAACTTATTCCGATGTAGTTCACGAACCATTTCATGAAGGATTACCACCCCATCTAGGATATTTCTACCTTGCATGAGAGCAGTATGGGAAGGGCGAACCACATGGTCAGCCATTGAGTTTATCCTAATCATCGCAACTTTCGTGaagattttaaaactaacattaaggaggcaaatATGTCTATACTGTTGTATCCTTACCGCCTCATTAACCTTAGGCAATAAAATTATCTCACCAAAGTTTAGGCGAAACAAATCTAGTTGTCCAGCATGGAGGTGGCCAAACAAATCTAGAAGGTTCGGTTTGATAACCTCCCAGAAGTTCtgatagaactcagctcaaagACCATTTGGACCCGGGGCCTTGTTGTACTCAATTAGGAAAACCGCCTTCTTTACCTCCTCCTCGGAGGAAGGATCTGTTAGAAGGTTATTTTTCTCAAATAGAAACTTGGGGAATATCATCTATTTGGGACTCATCCATCGAGAAGTTACCCTCTTCTCGAGCCCCAAACAGATTTTTATAATAATTAGTAATATACAATTTAAGTTGCTCATGACCTTCAATCGTACTCTCCTCCTGTATAAGAGAATGAATAAGTTTCTTCGGGTGTATGCCATTGACTACATAATGAAAGTATCTAGTATTCGAATCCCCTTTGAGAATAAATTGAGAGTTTGAATGCTGGTACCatttgagctcctcttctcttagAAGTCAAGCTATTTGTGCATTTGATTGGCTCTTGATTGCAATTTCATGTTCAGATAGCGGTCGAACCTCTGCTAGAGCTTCCAAGTCGTCAATAATAGACGTGAGATGAACCTTCTCTTTTTTGAGGATACCCACAGTATGCCTAGCCCAACCACTAAGGAACTTACATATTGCATGTATTTTATTATTCCATTTGTGTATTGGAGTACGCCCAGCAACAGGTTTCTCCCACACTTCCTTGACCATATCATGAAAGCATCACGGAGAAGCCAACCAAGTTCAAACTTTAATTTGCGTATACTCTGTGGTCGTGGCAAACTAGTGGTTAGAAGATGGGGGCATGGTCAGAGAGAGCCTCGACATGAGGTAATGCATGCATAAAAACCATAGGGAATTTAGATTCCCATTTTCTATCTGTTAACATGCGATCAAATTTCTCGTATGTTGGTTTGGGAAGACTGTTTGCCCAAGTGAGTGTTCTCCAATGATGGAAACCTCTCGTAAATCAAGACTCTCAATAACAATGTTGAACAGGAAAGACCAATGACGATCAAACCTACCACGACTTTTCTCGTTTGGAAATCTTAGCAGATTAAAATCACCACCTATCAGAATAGGACATGGATTATATTTTGCCAGATTAACCAGCTCACGAAGAAAGTCGGCCTTGAATTCATCCTGGGCTGCACCATACAGAGCGACAAGAGTCCATGTGAAGTTGTTGACTTTGTTATGGATATGGATTTTAATATGATATTTACCATTCGAACTAGCCAACACATCCATAGTCCTACTATTCACGCCAAGTAATATGCCCTAGAATGACTCCTAGGCGAACGTGAAATACAAGT encodes the following:
- the LOC123103161 gene encoding chalcone isomerase-like protein 2, which encodes MGSEQEKKAAATVEVEGIPFPREIAGAKALSLVGHGVTDIEIHFLQIKFNAVGVYLDVDGAMEHLQGWKGKSQLMEDEAFFDALVSAPVEKVLRVVVIKEIKGSQYGVQLESSVRDRLVAADKYEDDEEEALEKVSDFFQSKYFRPGSVVTFHFPATPTAAPEITFVTEGKEEAKVAVENAAVAEMIQRWYLGGESAVSQTTVRSIADSFAAMLSSP